One Eremothecium cymbalariae DBVPG#7215 chromosome 2, complete sequence DNA window includes the following coding sequences:
- the MED7 gene encoding mediator complex subunit MED7 (similar to Ashbya gossypii ADL182C), with protein MSESNNISSLYPPPPPYVQFFTKQNLDKLPQYRSTHPDRDPGTISCELDFLIPPPVPSFGHYRAFGNIWQVKDKLPDLETVGLSKLYDDSGQEGNNYQYKIKELHKLLKSLLLNMLELVGILGVNPELFPPKVENIRTILFNIHHLLNEYRPHQSRESLIMLLEEQLEHKKKEITHINAVCDLVETKLKDMCQQYIDDK; from the coding sequence ATGTCCGAATCCAACAACATAAGTTCTCTATACCCCCCACCTCCCCCATACGTGCAGTTTTTCACTAAGCAAAACCTGGACAAACTGCCTCAATACCGCTCTACACATCCAGACCGCGATCCTGGCACCATATCCTGTGAGCTAGACTTCCTCATCCCACCCCCGGTTCCCAGTTTCGGCCATTACAGGGCTTTTGGGAACATATGGCAGGTCAAAGATAAACTGCCAGATCTAGAAACTGTCGGGCTAAGCAAACTTTACGACGACTCAGGCCAAGAAGGTAACAACTACCAATACAAAATTAAAGAGCTGCATAAACTCCTCAAGTCGTTGCTCTTAAACATGCTAGAACTAGTCGGCATCCTCGGCGTTAACCCAGAGCTCTTTCCACCAAAAGTAGAAAACATCAGGACTATACTGTTCAACATACATCACCTACTGAACGAATACAGGCCCCACCAGTCCAGAGAATCCCTGATCATGCTACTTGAGGAGCAATTGGAGCataagaagaaagaaatcacACATATCAACGCCGTCTGCGACCTTGTAGAGACTAAGCTAAAGGATATGTGCCAACAGTACATAGATGACAAATGA
- the HRT1 gene encoding SCF ubiquitin ligase complex subunit HRT1 (similar to Ashbya gossypii ADL181W) — translation MAEDNMDIDDPVDNAITNSSVEDKPKKFQIKKWTAVAFWSWDIAVENCAICRNHIMEPCIQCQPNAMTDTDNECVAAWGTCNHAFHLHCINKWLLTRNACPLDNKTWQFAKYGK, via the coding sequence ATGGCGGAAGATAATATGGATATTGATGATCCTGTTGATAATGCAATTACCAATTCGTCTGTTGAAGACAAACCGAAGAAGTtccaaattaaaaaatggaCTGCCGTTGCATTCTGGTCATGGGATATAGCAGTGGAGAACTGCGCCATTTGCAGGAATCATATAATGGAGCCTTGTATACAGTGCCAGCCAAATGCTATGACGGATACGGATAATGAGTGTGTTGCTGCGTGGGGTACATGTAATCATGCGTTTCATTTGCACTGTATAAATAAGTGGTTACTTACCAGGAATGCCTGTCCGTTGGACAATAAAACATGGCAGTTCGCAAAGTATGGGAAGTGA
- the PHA2 gene encoding prephenate dehydratase PHA2 (similar to Ashbya gossypii ADL180C) yields MVKVVFLGPKGTYSHQAAGQQFPSANDELVPADSIMQCFDTLLRDESVGYAVIPLENSTNGQVVFTYDLLRDYMLKALHQPQGAVGTQFSVVAEQFVLIEHCLISPVPRTTEEILKEAPRKIYSHPQVWGQIDIYTKRLFDKLGYAVELCNTLSTSIAVEECIQDYKEKGELSLAVAGSRAATTYNAHIVEPRINNEPRNTTRFLVLQRKSESSNILPCTNPTPTETQVTLISFTVKYDAPGALVDILVIFKELDINICSISSRPFRNPQDEHHWQYIFFLEFQSKPAIRLEELFTSLIARCDLLANWGTFYRNNKYYS; encoded by the coding sequence ATGGTGAAGGTAGTGTTCTTAGGCCCTAAAGGGACTTATAGTCATCAGGCAGCGGGACAGCAGTTCCCATCTGCCAATGATGAGTTGGTTCCCGCCGACTCTATTATGCAGTGTTTTGACACTTTGCTTCGAGATGAGTCAGTTGGCTACGCGGTGATTCCATTAGAGAATTCTACGAACGGGCAGGTGGTCTTCACCTATGATTTGCTTCGAGATTACATGTTAAAGGCGTTACATCAACCTCAAGGTGCAGTGGGTACTCAATTTTCTGTTGTCGCTGAACAATTTGTGCTCATTGAGCACTGTCTGATTAGCCCTGTCCCTCGTACAACGGAGGAAATACTGAAAGAAGCACCAAGAAAGATATACTCCCATCCACAGGTTTGGGGACAAATAGATATTTATACTAAGAGGTTATTCGACAAGTTGGGGTATGCTGTAGAATTGTGTAACACGTTATCTACCTCAATTGCTGTTGAGGAGTGCATACAGGACTATAAGGAGAAGGGTGAGCTGTCACTCGCTGTTGCTGGCAGCAGGGCCGCAACAACTTACAATGCACATATTGTGGAGCCGAGAATTAACAACGAACCGAGGAATACCACAaggtttttggttttacaGCGTAAGAGCgaatcttcaaatatcttACCCTGTACGAACCCAACTCCAACCGAAACACAGGTAACTTTGATATCCTTCACCGTGAAATATGACGCTCCAGGTGCACTGGTCGATATTTTGGTTATTTTCAAAGAGTTAGATATCAACATATGTTCTATATCTTCCAGACCATTCAGAAATCCTCAGGATGAACATCACTGGCAGTACATCTTCTTTCTGGAATTCCAAAGTAAACCAGCCATTCGGTTGGAAGAGCTATTCACGTCTCTTATAGCCCGGTGCGACCTATTGGCCAATTGGGGAACATTCTACCGCAACAATAAATACTATTCTTGA
- the ATP11 gene encoding Atp11p (similar to Ashbya gossypii ADL179C) has product MTSVCRCVKSKLHSFHIRTAYSASVGSLHIQNIQKRYSTIPERYTDKLLQKARERGFKSVEELKFHLKKEIESKKKEFNKIDPLKELEDYEQRMKMCENKGKMTNTRGPIDSSAPQLPFKTLNSFLNVEKMKQLSKQEVEFLWRARWMEKDNMLNAVVPVDVFNKMSSNAKSNPILVLPLPRDIQAANTEGQGEQGIEMHYIQWQFVGPKTVHCIMTSLAEYKLHKGFARPHTTFQFHLDLAEEKKIVLMNGQVETDANISLQEAQLLLLNVQRFYGAMGDHTTMAKARLKILKDFNTGSSDFNVDLLISLSQSMET; this is encoded by the coding sequence ATGACCTCCGTTTGCAGGTGTGTTAAAAGTAAATTGCATTCTTTTCACATCAGAACAGCATACTCTGCCTCTGTTGGAAGCCTACATATACAAAACATCCAAAAACGATACTCTACAATTCCAGAAAGATATACAGATAAGTTGCTACAGAAAGCCAGAGAACGGGGATTTAAAtctgttgaagaattaaaatttcatttgaagaaggagattgaaagcaagaagaaggagtttaataaaattgaCCCTTTAAAAGAATTGGAGGACTACGAACAACGTATGAAGATGTGTGAGAATAAAGGTAAGATGACGAATACGAGGGGCCCTATCGATTCATCCGCACCCCAACTACCATTTAAGactttaaattcttttttgaatgtGGAGAAAATGAAGCAGCTTTCCAaacaagaagttgaatTTTTGTGGAGAGCCAGATGGATGGAGAAGGACAACATGCTAAATGCTGTGGTTCCTGTTGATGTATTCAATAAGATGAGTAGTAACGCCAAATCAAATCCTATTCTTGTATTGCCACTACCCAGAGATATTCAAGCTGCTAATACTGAGGGACAAGGCGAACAAGGTATCGAGATGCACTACATTCAGTGGCAGTTTGTTGGTCCTAAAACTGTCCACTGTATCATGACCTCTTTGGCAGAATACAAGCTACATAAAGGCTTTGCCAGGCCACATACTACctttcaatttcatttgGATCTTGCAGAAGAGAAAAAGATCGTTCTCATGAACGGTCAAGTAGAAACTGATGCTAACATTTCCTTACAGGAAGCCCAACTTTTGCTGCTAAATGTCCAAAGATTCTATGGTGCAATGGGAGATCATACCACTATGGCAAAGGCGAGGTTAAAGATACTAAAAGACTTTAACACTGGTTCTTCAGACTTCAATGTCGACTTATTGATTTCATTATCACAGTCGATGGAGACGTAA
- the EMW1 gene encoding tetratricopeptide repeat-containing protein EMW1 (similar to Ashbya gossypii ADL177C), producing the protein MSGFNVLLHSHLLLASESEVLRGFHAEYNEGILDRCKDILNGQSHRVISSCIRSKEVVLDGVDDSSSLLSVLALFVRRLIDDSYEDTLILGIALLQTFIQNNYTGPEVSIDSKDVVFNLKLNDDITQLHEWLINLLAVSGQPAYELCADPVYLVLSLLIFELLTDQPSLFLAEEFEPSLALFSDSENSPLLAVSHWWRGRALLVQLSLVPEAKGPQSAVVSSILSSVDLVRAVVRGLPEATADDHKKKLYTIYYLENVKCSLALGTEFHCPPCLIKVQKMTNFQLILTGARTKRTKFQEKAHSGLIILARSASEAELENHYPENQIPEELTLNSELLLEKPYFESIGEEPLDEQIIKKQKLDGIDGLQDDKLLPIAIRQENIPICLSEIDPNNQPTLTPYDNIQLLLRLYTIKQTTPAGDALVEQELFALLSRIIHQDGPKNWGIFSRALWERSILETSKAKTIERGILQMQSLVEELGFKIKHRITPEADAEESAPSRSRLLYIHQLPFVPRWQLDSKLAEKYMSMGILKSAVEIYERLHLWCDAALCYAAVGDDKRAEQILLQRIQSSPKDARAYSILGDIRQDPSLWEKSWELGRYVNAKNSLGRFYYNPPSGSGFAKNNNLALKHLNDSLRLHPLSFNTWYFYGCIGLESAKMELAAEAFSRCVSLDETHALSWSNLSAAYTELGKFKEAHSCLKRAVSSDAQSNWRIWENYMLVSAKIDQWDDVLVACKRLVQIKRDKTGEGSIDIPIVEKLTNILISTDFPSNESQKLTHFQNSCMEFICCTLPSVITTSARCWRLVSRVELWRKRPHSSLECYEKAYRTVAHNPDIEVNKVAWENAVEACEDLVASYESLGQMEGKHGAGDIVCKDWRYKARSVIKSLMNKGRSSWEDSEGWQRLLKLRDNL; encoded by the coding sequence ATGAGTGGTTTTAACGTTTTATTGCACAGTCACTTACTGCTAGCATCAGAATCCGAGGTATTAAGGGGTTTTCATGCGGAATACAATGAGGGCATTCTGGACAGATGCAAAGATATTTTGAACGGGCAGAGTCATAGAGTAATATCCAGTTGTATCAGATCGAAGGAGGTTGTTTTAGACGGTGTAGATGATTCATCTAGTCTTCTTTCTGTGCTGGCTTTATTTGTCAGGAGGTTGATTGATGATAGCTATGAGGACACACTAATATTAGGCATTGCATTACTGCAAACGTTTATACAAAATAACTACACTGGGCCCGAAGTGTCAATTGATTCTAAAGATGTTGTTTTTAACTTGAAGTtaaatgatgatattacCCAGTTACATGAATGGCTAATTAACCTTTTAGCTGTTTCAGGACAACCCGCTTACGAATTATGTGCTGATCCAGTGTATTTAGTTCTGTCgttgttgatatttgaaCTTCTCACTGATCAGCCTTCACTATTTTTagctgaagaatttgagCCGTCTCTAGCTTTattttcagattcagaaaaCTCTCCATTGCTTGCAGTTTCACATTGGTGGAGGGGGCGTGCGCTTTTGGTGCAATTATCCTTGGTCCCAGAGGCCAAAGGGCCACAGTCGGCCGTTGTTTCCTCTATTCTATCATCAGTTGATTTGGTGCGTGCAGTTGTTAGAGGCTTACCAGAAGCTACTGCAGATGACcacaaaaagaaattgtACACTATCtattatttggaaaatgtcAAGTGTTCGTTGGCGTTAGGTACCGAATTTCACTGTCCACCTTGTTTAATAAAGGTTCAGAAAATGACGAACTTCCAATTAATACTTACTGGTGCTCGTACGAAGAGAACTAAGTTTCAAGAAAAGGCCCATTCTGGGTTGATAATTTTGGCACGTTCAGCATCTGAAGCAGAGCTTGAAAATCACTATCCAGAAAATCAAATACCTGAGGAATTAACGCTCAATTCTGAACTTTTACTGGAGAAACCATATTTCGAGTCTATTGGTGAAGAGCCATTGGACGAAcaaataattaaaaagcaAAAGCTTGATGGCATCGACGGTTTACAAGATGATAAACTACTACCTATAGCAATACGCCAAGAAAACATACCGATTTGCCTGAGTGAGATAGATCCAAATAATCAGCCCACCCTAACACCATACGACAATATTCAGCTATTGTTACGTCTTTATACAATTAAGCAGACAACACCGGCTGGGGATGCGCTCGTTGAACAGGAATTATTTGCCCTACTTTCCAGAATAATCCATCAAGATGGTCCAAAAAACTGGGGCATATTTTCCAGGGCGTTGTGGGAAAGATCTATTTTAGAAACGAGCAAGGCTAAAACTATCGAAAGAGGTATTTTGCAGATGCAGTCATTGGTAGAGGAACTaggttttaaaataaaacaccGGATAACGCCAGAGGCCGACGCCGAGGAGTCCGCTCCTTCACGCAGCAGACTACTATATATTCACCAATTGCCATTTGTGCCGCGTTGGCAACTAGATTCTAAATTAGCCGAGAAATACATGTCCATGGGAATTTTAAAGTCTGCTGTTGAGATATACGAAAGGTTACATCTATGGTGTGATGCGGCTCTTTGCTATGCCGCTGTTGGAGATGATAAAAGAGCTGAGCAAATACTTTTGCAAAGGATTCAATCTAGTCCAAAAGATGCCAGAGCGTATTCTATATTAGGTGACATCAGACAAGATCCATCTTTATGGGAAAAAAGTTGGGAACTGGGCAGATATGTCAATGCCAAGAATTCACTAGGTAGGTTTTACTATAATCCACCTTCTGGGTCTGGATTTGCCAAAAATAACAACCTAGCTCTAAAGCACCTAAATGACTCATTAAGATTGCATCCACTGAGCTTCAACACATGGTACTTTTACGGCTGTATTGGTTTGGAATCTGCGAAAATGGAGTTAGCTGCAGAAGCATTTTCTAGGTGTGTTTCGCTTGATGAGACACACGCACTCTCATGGTCAAATCTGAGCGCCGCTTATACTGAACTCGgtaaatttaaagaagcTCATagttgtttgaaaagagcTGTGAGTTCTGACGCACAAAGTAACTGGAGAATATGGGAAAACTACATGCTTGTATCTGCCAAAATAGATCAGTGGGACGACGTTTTGGTAGCATGCAAACGCCTTGttcaaatcaaaagagaCAAAACCGGAGAAGGCTCTATAGACAttccaattgttgaaaagttaacaaatattttgatttctACCGACTTTCCTTCGAATGAATCACAAAAGCTGACACATTTCCAAAATTCATGCATGGAATTTATATGCTGTACCTTACCATCAGTAATTACAACTTCAGCAAGATGTTGGAGATTAGTCTCTCGTGTAGAATTATGGAGGAAAAGGCCTCACTCGTCCCTTGAGTGCTATGAAAAGGCTTATAGAACAGTAGCGCATAACCcagatattgaagttaATAAAGTTGCATGGGAAAATGCGGTCGAAGCATGTGAAGACTTGGTTGCTTCTTATGAATCTCTGGGCCAAATGGAGGGCAAACATGGTGCTGGTGACATAGTTTGCAAAGACTGGAGATATAAAGCAAGATCTGTCATCAAGTCGTTGATGAACAAAGGTCGTAGCTCCTGGGAAGACTCAGAGGGCTGGCAGAGACTCTTAAAATTGCGTGACAATTTATAa
- the RFA2 gene encoding Rfa2p (similar to Ashbya gossypii ADL176W 1-intron): MATYQQQPFNEYSSVSGGGFDNSQASAGKPNSAGGQTTATLTPVTIKQILEAKQFVQDGPYVVNNIELHNICFVGVVRNVVDHTANVNVTVEDGTGQLEFRQWSNDQKDIERASQGEKGEYNSEVSQQFQIGSYVKVFATLREFGGKMNIQYALVKPIENFNEVIAHHLSAIKCYALANGKLAHPTSAVGTGTSTGQESNAQSLFVQDNDFSNAKPATQRILDFCRDQCRDKDANTFSVHTKLIAQSLGMLEDDVRMHCQTLTEQGFIYPTFDENSYFTL, encoded by the exons ATGGCTA CttatcaacagcaaccCTTTAATGAATATTCCAGCGTTTCTGGTGGAGGGTTTGATAATTCCCAGGCTTCAGCGGGCAAACCAAACTCAGCAGGGGGGCAGACCACAGCCACTTTGACCCCTGTGACCATAAAACAAATACTAGAAGCTAAACAATTTGTACAAGATGGGCCTTATGTTGTAAATAACATTGAGTTGCATAATATATGTTTTGTCGGTGTGGTAAGAAACGTCGTAGACCACACTGCAAACGTCAATGTGACCGTGGAGGATGGAACTGGGCAGCTTGAATTTAGACAATGGAGCAATGATCAAAAGGATATTGAACGAGCAAGCCAAGGCGAGAAGGGCGAGTACAACTCCGAGGTTTCACAACAATTCCAGATTGGATCTTACGTCAAGGTATTTGCCACGTTAAGAGAATTCGGGGGGAAAATGAACATCCAGTATGCACTAGTAAAGCCTATAGAAAACTTTAATGAAGTGATTGCCCACCATCTATCGGCCATCAAGTGTTATGCACTAGCAAACGGTAAGCTAGCACATCCCACATCTGCAGTTGGAACGGGTACTTCCACTGGCCAGGAGTCAAATGCACAGAGCTTGTTTGTGCAAGATAACGATTTCAGCAATGCAAAACCCGCTACACAAAGGATCTTGGATTTCTGCAGAGATCAATGCAGAGACAAAGATGCAAATACATTTTCTGTTCACACTAAGTTAATTGCGCAATCTCTCGGTATGTTAGAGGACGATGTGAGAATGCACTGTCAGACACTAACCGAACAAGGTTTCATATATCCCACCTTTGATGAGAACAGCTATTTCACGTTATGA
- the GAS4 gene encoding 1,3-beta-glucanosyltransferase (similar to Ashbya gossypii ADL175W), protein MTVKVLNILLGIALLALRAHAFIHPIEVRGKHFVDSFTQEPFFIKGMDYQPGGSSKVNGEQDPLSDPKKCARDILLFQEAGINTIRIYSINPDLNHDVCMTMLAAAGIYLILDVNSPLQNQHLNRYEPWSSYSESYLDHVFKVIEQFGHYNNTLGFFAGNEVVNDRRSAQHSPPYLKALVSDMKKYIYRHSPRRIPVGYSAVDDLKYRVPLSRYLECYDANNSFNDVDFYGVNSYQWCGRQTFETSGYDQLVEAYRNYTKPVFFSEFGCNEVVPRQFEEVEALFSKEMFAVFSGGLVYEFNQETNNYGLVDTDASGNAHLLPDFHTLKKMYGKVKLPTAEEVEQEVQKDRTIAQAATSKVKCASKYDNLEISNIVLPKLANNMIKNGVKANNGKYVDLEDDQLKSTFKIYDVNKKEILKNRRVEVVETFGESDLSNIARMHRSRYRSNASNSNPVSVLALVAIGVIELLFQFSVI, encoded by the coding sequence ATGACGGTTAAAGTGCTTAATATACTATTAGGCATAGCCTTGCTTGCTTTACGGGCACATGCGTTTATTCATCCCATTGAGGTTAGAGGCAAACACTTTGTGGATTCGTTTACGCAAGAACcttttttcattaaaggTATGGACTACCAACCTGGCGGGTCCAGTAAAGTCAATGGAGAACAGGATCCATTATCTGATCCAAAGAAATGTGCGAGAgatattttgttatttcAAGAGGCAGGAATTAATACTATTCGGATATATTCTATTAATCCAGATTTAAATCACGACGTCTGTATGACGATGTTAGCTGCAGCTGGTATctatttgattttggatGTTAATTCTCCATTGCAGAACCAACATTTAAATAGATATGAACCATGGTCTAGTTATAGTGAGTCATATTTGGACCATGTTTTTAAAGTCATCGAACAATTTGGTCACTACAACAACACATTAGGCTTTTTTGCAGGTAATGAGGTAGTAAATGATAGAAGATCGGCGCAGCATTCACCTCCATATTTGAAAGCTTTGGTTAGTGAtatgaagaaatatatttataggCATTCTCCAAGACGTATTCCAGTTGGTTACTCTGCAGTGGATGATTTGAAATACCGAGTACCGTTGTCTAGATATTTAGAGTGCTACGACGCAAATAATAGCTTTAATGATGTGGACTTTTATGGCGTCAATTCTTATCAGTGGTGCGGTCGtcaaacttttgaaactTCTGGATATGACCAGTTAGTAGAAGCCTATAGAAATTACACCAAACCGGTCTTCTTCTCAGAATTTGGTTGTAATGAGGTTGTTCCAAGACAATTCGAGGAAGTTGAAGCTCTATTTTCCAAAGAGATGTTTGCTGTATTTAGTGGTGGATTAGTTTATGAATTTAATCAAGAGACGAATAACTATGGTCTAGTTGATACTGATGCTAGTGGTAATGCCCACCTTTTACCTGATTTTCAtacattaaaaaagatGTATGGAAAAGTCAAATTACCTACCGCAGAAGAAGTCGAGCAAGAAGTACAGAAGGATAGGACAATTGCTCAGGCAGCCACTAGTAAAGTTAAATGTGCATCTAAGTATGACAATCTAGAAATCAGTAATATTGTATTACCAAAATTAGCGAATAACATGATAAAAAATGGTGTGAAGGCTAATAATGGGAAATATGTTGATTTAGAAGACGATCAATTGAAATCTACGTTTAAGATCTATGACGTGAATAAGAAggaaattttgaaaaatagaaGAGTAGAAGTAGTAGAAACATTTGGAGAATCGGACTTATCGAATATCGCGCGCATGCACCGTTCTAGATATAGAAGCAACGCATCTAATTCTAACCCAGTATCTGTCCTTGCCTTAGTTGCTATTGGTGTTATTGAACtccttttccaattttcaGTCATATAG
- the SKP2 gene encoding putative SCF ubiquitin ligase complex subunit SKP2 (similar to Ashbya gossypii ADL174C), whose product MKWLIGFKSAKSSNRDNQTDSNGAKVNSCSGNAVVDKLDSNKTLLSLPESILIRILKCLDTKSLLSLCSVSRPMYRIVIRYLYEDVVLTSKESLLKFDAIIHANFSTHRNLYSCRKGNRDDLRYFVKRIEFMDPQCNDSHFKFKESNVTAPTVEINGALSYTKPFGNPLTPMPSRKSFSTHVSDVQKERHSKGGMAHEGHSPLRVFFDFGSSNISDLEAKYVHYTYIELMIDILDYLPNLTHISMSEVRANFRIPLYYSILNDGTNEYNRKLSKEPKSLTPEDLQTFKISKKWLAEYREKFNSLPRYKSLEIRAASNSRSAVYLRPNWLCLFGVCKELVLVNVTIDTQSLHAPLEYLPLYTKVGDHGFIIVNSPVETLILNSCTIVPGNGIMKLLHSYFGRVRRLSLLNLESQHDLLLSKCLPLLTHLTIDFNSQCFTNQQLVDGSYYFPSEEWTGLHINDENSLSETLIDSSTRKTFLTPPPSTPVIIAINSGAIIQNDMEYSKRGALITKDQKEYFTYFRIHKFYYFYHYFKNIWDRICCQNIDLKIINIPFTNVRPLEPCQFWKQFIRYQCDDQVTVCGNIPTSDPLMAGENEQYSWDAKLQESYRNALRILDEPQHTYTSSATEDTGNHLVPDASVLNNFLNYHMFKDIPNINLWFFMKSLVKFKSVEFNMLRSWSLCTPRTRFDWELLLKPVLEGQIPVRVKDNVGVNLYSYGFKPTIISSVTE is encoded by the coding sequence ATGAAGTGGTTAATTGGGTTCAAAAGTGCCAAATCTTCGAATAGGGATAATCAAACAGACAGTAATGGTGCTAAAGTTAATTCATGTTCAGGAAATGCGGTAGTAGATAAACTAGATTCGAATAAGACGCTTTTATCCCTCCCTGAATCAATTCTTATCCGAATTTTGAAATGCCTTGATACTAAGAGTCTGCTCTCACTTTGCTCAGTGAGTCGTCCTATGTACCGAATCGTGATCCGTTATTTGTACGAAGATGTTGTTCTTACTTCTAAGGAATCCTTACTTAAGTTCGATGCTATCATCCATGCTAATTTTAGCACGCATCGGAATTTGTATAGCTGTAGGAAGGGGAACCGTGATGATCTAAGGTATTTTGTCAAGAGAATTGAGTTTATGGATCCACAGTGTAATGATTCGCACTTTAAGTTCAAAGAATCAAATGTCACAGCTCCAACGGTGGAGATAAATGGTGCCTTATCTTACACTAAACCTTTTGGGAACCCACTCACTCCAATGCCTTCTCGCAAGTCGTTTTCAACACATGTTTCAGATGTACAGAAGGAGCGACACTCTAAGGGTGGTATGGCCCACGAAGGTCATTCACCTTTACGtgtattttttgattttggcAGCTCTAATATTTCTGATCTGGAAGCAAAATATGTTCACTATACTTATATTGAGTTAATGATAGACATCTTGGATTATCTTCCTAATCTAACACACATTTCTATGAGCGAGGTACGAGCAAACTTTCGGATACCTTTGTATTACTCTATTCTTAATGATGGGACCAATGAATACAACAGAAAGCTATCTAAAGAACCGAAATCTTTAACCCCTGAAGATTTGCAGACGTTTAAGATTTCTAAGAAATGGCTAGCTGAGTATAGAGAAAAATTCAATTCGCTTCCCAGGTATAAAAGTTTGGAGATAAGAGCTGCATCGAATTCTAGATCAGCTGTATACCTGCGACCAAATTGGCTGTGCTTATTTGGTGTGTGTAAAGAGTTAGTGTTGGTGAATGTCACTATTGATACACAATCCCTTCATGCTCCTTTAGAATATTTACCGTTATACACTAAAGTGGGGGATCATGGGTTTATTATCGTAAATTCCCCTGTCGAGACGCTCATCCTGAATTCCTGTACAATAGTACCAGGTAACGGCATTATGAAATTGCTACACAGTTATTTCGGTCGTGTGAGAAGGCTGTCGCTTTTGAATCTGGAAAGTCAGCATGACCTGCTGCTGAGCAAATGCCTTCCACTATTGACTCACTTGACGATAGACTTCAATAGCCAATGTTTCACTAATCAGCAACTGGTCGATGGTAGCTACTATTTTCCATCCGAAGAGTGGACTGGCCTTCACATAAATGACGAAAATTCACTTTCAGAAACTCTAATTGATAGTTCAACTCGCAAAACATTTTTAACACCTCCGCCAAGCACACCCGTTATAATCGCTATCAATTCAGGTGCCATTATCCAAAACGATATGgaatattcaaaaagagGCGCCCTAATTACCAAGGATCagaaagaatattttacCTATTTCCGAATACACAAGTTTTATTACTTTTATCACTACTTCAAGAATATATGGGATCGTATTTGTTGTCAAAACATTGatttaaaaattataaatatTCCATTCACAAATGTGCGTCCGTTAGAGCCATGTCAATTTTGGAAACAATTTATTCGTTATCAATGCGATGATCAAGTTACGGTTTGTGGGAATATTCCAACAAGCGATCCCCTTATGGCTGGTGAAAATGAACAGTATAGTTGGGATGCAAAATTACAAGAAAGTTATCGAAATGCGTTGCGTATCTTAGATGAACCTCAACATACTTACACGTCATCGGCAACTGAGGACACTGGGAACCATCTTGTCCCGGATGCATCCGTACTcaataatttcttgaacTACCACATGTTTAAAGATATACCCAATATAAACCTATGGTTTTTCATGAAGTCCTTGGTCAAATTCAAATCTGTCGAATTCAATATGTTACGATCTTGGTCCTTATGTACTCCAAGAACGAGATTTGATTGGGAATTGCTTTTGAAGCCCGTGTTAGAGGGTCAGATACCCGTCCGAGTTAAAGATAACGTCGGTGTCAACTTGTATTCGTATGGATTCAAACCAACTATAATAAGTAGTGTGACTGAATAA